The proteins below come from a single Pelagibaculum spongiae genomic window:
- a CDS encoding TonB-dependent receptor plug domain-containing protein — protein MADKLLGLSLEELVNMEVTSVSRRAQSIFDAAAAISVVTSEDIRRSGATSIIDALRLVPGFQASRTNANNWSVGIRGFNQSFANKLLVLIDGRSVYSPLFSGASWDVLDLILEDIERIEVLRGPGAAMWGSNGVNGVINVITRHSDNTQGAFVSFSAGNQEKSQLSWRYGDEFSGGSYRSWFKHIEKGDSVFTDGSDADDGWTVQRFGGRLDWESGHMLDAQYYSGNTKPQLFFLNQQSGVLSTNNPDRKQEGGHLLWRYQWGDSDDISYQLQSYVDYYKSLDPRVGEKRVIYSLDFEQGIKISENQHLIWGIEGRISDHELLPTDYSSYISNDQKESFFSAFIQDEFELIPEKLRLTLSSRFENNPYTGFEWQPDARLFWRPKEKQTVWMAISRAVRTPTIIEREIDILTPRQVAEAPIPGIGVLPVYLRAIGNIDMESESLLALNGGFKHKVNNRFNYDVALFLHFYDDLVASATSTGSCLDGDSFNPTFGICISTFNSIPNLLYVNGKLEHGMDAETWGGELSAEWKGDGWKVKGNYSLLQTHAHANKDNPSASRNEDLAEGISADHQVSITAGIDLDGGFELDSWLRFQDNLREPDIPSFWNLDLRLAWQLDGIEMSLVGQNLLSDSHAEFAEQVTGFVPVEVKKGFYFQMRIYPW, from the coding sequence TTGGCAGACAAGCTACTGGGGCTTAGTCTGGAAGAACTGGTCAATATGGAGGTGACTTCAGTCTCTCGGCGCGCACAATCCATTTTTGACGCTGCAGCGGCGATTTCAGTGGTTACTTCTGAAGATATTCGACGTAGCGGCGCCACCTCAATTATTGATGCCTTGAGGTTAGTTCCAGGTTTTCAAGCTTCTCGAACTAACGCCAATAACTGGTCAGTAGGCATTCGCGGTTTTAACCAATCCTTTGCAAATAAATTACTGGTACTGATTGATGGTCGCAGCGTTTACTCGCCACTATTTTCTGGTGCGAGTTGGGATGTTCTAGATTTAATTCTGGAAGATATCGAGCGTATCGAAGTTTTAAGAGGTCCTGGCGCTGCGATGTGGGGCTCCAATGGCGTGAATGGCGTTATCAATGTTATTACCCGTCATTCAGATAATACACAAGGAGCATTTGTTAGTTTTTCTGCAGGCAATCAAGAAAAAAGCCAACTTAGCTGGCGTTATGGCGATGAGTTCTCTGGCGGTAGCTATCGAAGCTGGTTCAAACATATTGAAAAAGGCGATAGTGTTTTTACTGACGGATCTGATGCAGATGATGGCTGGACAGTTCAGCGGTTTGGTGGCCGTTTAGATTGGGAATCCGGTCATATGCTGGATGCACAGTATTATTCTGGAAATACCAAACCGCAGTTATTTTTTTTGAATCAGCAGAGTGGTGTTCTTAGTACAAATAACCCAGATCGCAAACAAGAAGGTGGCCATTTATTATGGCGATATCAGTGGGGTGATAGCGATGATATTTCATACCAACTGCAAAGCTATGTTGATTACTACAAAAGCCTAGATCCAAGGGTTGGAGAAAAAAGAGTCATATACAGTCTGGATTTTGAGCAAGGTATAAAAATCAGCGAAAATCAGCATTTGATTTGGGGTATTGAAGGTCGGATTAGCGACCACGAGTTACTACCGACTGACTATTCTTCATATATCAGCAATGATCAAAAAGAATCATTTTTCTCAGCATTCATTCAAGATGAATTCGAGTTAATTCCTGAAAAACTTCGATTAACACTCAGTAGCCGATTTGAAAACAACCCATACACAGGATTTGAATGGCAGCCCGATGCGAGATTATTTTGGCGGCCAAAAGAAAAGCAAACTGTATGGATGGCCATTTCTCGCGCGGTTAGAACGCCTACGATTATTGAACGAGAAATCGATATCTTAACCCCCCGGCAAGTGGCCGAAGCACCTATTCCTGGTATTGGTGTACTGCCAGTATATTTGCGTGCCATTGGCAATATAGATATGGAATCGGAATCGTTGCTAGCTTTAAATGGTGGGTTTAAACATAAAGTTAATAATCGATTTAATTATGATGTCGCATTATTTTTACATTTTTATGATGATTTAGTCGCCAGTGCTACTTCGACAGGTAGCTGCCTCGATGGAGATAGCTTTAATCCAACTTTTGGCATATGCATTTCAACATTTAATTCAATTCCTAACCTGCTTTATGTTAATGGAAAGTTAGAACATGGCATGGATGCCGAAACTTGGGGTGGTGAGTTATCAGCTGAATGGAAAGGCGATGGTTGGAAAGTAAAGGGCAATTATTCTTTACTGCAAACCCACGCGCATGCCAATAAAGATAATCCCAGTGCTAGTCGTAATGAAGATCTGGCTGAAGGTATTAGCGCAGATCATCAAGTTAGTATTACTGCAGGCATTGATCTTGATGGAGGCTTTGAGCTGGATAGCTGGCTCAGGTTCCAAGACAATCTTAGAGAACCTGACATTCCATCTTTTTGGAATCTCGATTTACGATTAGCATGGCAATTAGATGGAATAGAAATGTCTCTAGTTGGGCAAAACTTATTGTCAGATAGCCATGCTGAATTTGCAGAGCAGGTTACTGGTTTTGTACCAGTAGAAGTTAAAAAAGGCTTTTATTTTCAAATGAGGATCTACCCATGGTAA
- a CDS encoding YfiR family protein: MLLSLSTNVCAASEYAVKSAIIYKITKFVQWPDSVADGDELKICVVGINPFGKALNAVNDKVSQGKTIKISYLENPNKDIDCHIAFLHPKAEQMKQWIQQHNEQGILTISDIKGFAKSGGMVELEMKGKRIGFLIHRKNASKAGFNFKSQLLRLAKIIKSQGD; this comes from the coding sequence TTGTTATTAAGCCTATCTACCAATGTATGTGCTGCTTCAGAATATGCAGTAAAGTCAGCGATTATTTATAAAATAACTAAATTTGTTCAATGGCCCGATTCAGTAGCAGACGGCGATGAATTGAAAATTTGCGTGGTAGGTATAAATCCATTTGGAAAAGCATTAAATGCAGTTAATGATAAAGTCAGTCAAGGTAAAACAATTAAAATTAGTTACCTTGAAAATCCGAACAAAGATATTGACTGCCACATTGCATTCTTGCATCCAAAAGCAGAACAAATGAAACAGTGGATTCAACAGCACAATGAACAAGGTATTTTAACTATCTCTGATATCAAAGGTTTTGCCAAGTCTGGCGGAATGGTTGAATTGGAAATGAAAGGAAAACGGATTGGATTTTTAATCCACCGTAAAAATGCATCGAAAGCAGGGTTTAATTTTAAATCTCAGCTTCTACGATTGGCAAAAATTATCAAAAGTCAGGGAGACTAG
- a CDS encoding ParA family protein — protein sequence MAKIIAMANQKGGVGKTTSCVNLAASLAAAKRKVLLVDLDPQGNATMGSGIDKQSLDLSMLDVLLGEQQAVDIVHVTDPGVYHLLPANADLTAAEVEILELPMREYRLSLALKPIRDEYDYILIDCPPSLNMLTLNAFVAADSVLIPMQCEYYALEGLSALLDTIDSIKEQLNPGLEIEGLLRTMYDPRSSLTKDVSAQLTVHFGEKVYRTAVPRNVRLAEAPSHGLPVLHYDGKSKGAVSYLALAGEVIRRNEGKRIRFSSKRA from the coding sequence GTGGCAAAAATCATCGCAATGGCCAACCAGAAAGGCGGCGTTGGCAAAACGACTTCTTGTGTCAATTTGGCGGCCTCTTTAGCCGCAGCTAAACGCAAGGTGTTGCTGGTCGATCTAGATCCGCAAGGAAATGCCACTATGGGCAGTGGTATCGACAAGCAATCACTAGATCTTTCGATGCTGGATGTTTTGCTCGGTGAGCAACAAGCGGTGGACATTGTCCATGTAACCGACCCAGGTGTTTATCATTTGTTGCCTGCCAATGCTGATTTAACCGCTGCTGAAGTAGAAATTCTTGAATTGCCGATGCGGGAATACCGGTTAAGCTTGGCGTTAAAACCGATCCGCGATGAATACGATTACATTCTGATCGATTGCCCGCCGTCACTGAATATGCTGACGCTGAATGCGTTTGTCGCGGCAGATTCAGTATTAATTCCAATGCAATGTGAGTACTACGCATTGGAAGGTCTCTCGGCGCTGCTCGATACCATCGATTCGATCAAGGAGCAGTTAAATCCAGGGCTGGAAATCGAAGGTTTATTGCGCACCATGTATGATCCTCGTTCCAGCTTGACCAAAGATGTTTCTGCACAGCTCACGGTACATTTCGGTGAGAAGGTTTACCGCACAGCAGTACCAAGAAACGTACGTTTGGCAGAAGCCCCCAGCCATGGATTACCAGTATTACATTACGATGGTAAATCCAAAGGTGCCGTATCTTATCTGGCACTGGCCGGTGAAGTAATTCGCCGCAATGAAGGCAAACGGATTCGTTTTAGTTCTAAAAGAGCCTGA
- a CDS encoding hybrid sensor histidine kinase/response regulator, producing the protein MSGMHDWPIKKKLRHALVVTTGAALLVTLIAFTINDLWKTREAIVSKLQTVAELVGSNSQAALSFDDIEGAEILLGSLAAIPDIQHAVITNANGDVFAKYGDSSSYQHQYQTMAEPGEYTQGLDLYVGQPIMMDGQLIGYIHMLADLTPLLYKLLQNLILALGIALLAILVAIGLSARVQKLIARPILELSETMNWIATEKNYSHQIQKHGHDEIGELYDRFNEMLRQISRQEKTLIKHQEKLEHTVTERTQELSNSNQELKGAIRQANKAKEEALEAAKAKSSFLANMSHEIRTPMNGVLGMLDLLKDSELDETQRDFVETAYSSADSLLLIINDILDFSKMEAGKMMIEKVELNVMDVADEVCALLAGKAREKQLELVCFTDVSLPKSLISDPVRIRQVLTNLVGNAVKFTETGQVVTRVELADCKNDMAMVRFSIQDTGIGIPADKVPKLFQAFTQADGSTTRKFGGTGLGLAISRQLVELMGGKISIDSEEGKGSTFYFELPMKICPNAIENEIRDPVVLTGKRAMIVDDNHINREILRRYLDAWQMTSEEAVNTDEALNKMLNAANNGNDYDIAFLDLNMPGDDGLSLARKMKATPRLENIRRIMLSSSGMMSLKEQSDNGLDGCLSKPYKREKLKQLTADVLGRHQAKKQQNAVVHAVDEQARQSSDIILLVEDNVVNQKVALAMLSKIGYRVEVANNGQEGVEAWEKFSPKVILMDCQMPIMSGYEATTAIRRKESNSGLHVPIIAMTANAMEGDREQCLAAGMDDYISKPVKRKLLQSKLSDWINKTQTPMPLERSGGSGVFSAKREDTTAVISREVQDILLLDQIVFNSMRQITGAAFDEIKQNYIAETPRFLEDIAAATRNADLKVLERLLQSLKSSCASLGAKRMAELTRHLEQSVRENRLEQAPDILALMQAAFRDTKIAMTHMQH; encoded by the coding sequence ATGAGCGGAATGCATGATTGGCCAATCAAAAAGAAGCTTCGGCATGCTTTGGTTGTGACAACGGGCGCTGCATTACTGGTTACTTTAATTGCTTTCACTATTAATGATTTGTGGAAGACAAGAGAAGCGATCGTCAGCAAGTTACAAACTGTGGCTGAATTGGTGGGTAGCAACAGTCAAGCTGCTTTGAGTTTTGATGATATTGAAGGTGCAGAAATTTTGCTAGGGAGCCTAGCTGCAATTCCTGATATTCAGCATGCAGTAATTACCAATGCAAACGGTGATGTTTTTGCTAAATATGGTGATTCGTCTAGTTATCAACATCAATATCAAACTATGGCAGAGCCAGGTGAGTATACACAAGGTCTTGATTTGTATGTAGGCCAGCCAATAATGATGGATGGCCAGCTGATCGGCTACATCCACATGTTAGCTGACTTAACACCTCTGTTATACAAGCTATTACAAAATCTGATACTTGCTTTGGGCATTGCATTGCTGGCTATTTTAGTTGCTATTGGTTTAAGCGCGCGAGTTCAAAAATTAATTGCTCGGCCAATTCTTGAATTATCAGAAACCATGAATTGGATTGCCACTGAAAAAAATTATTCACACCAAATTCAAAAGCATGGCCATGATGAAATTGGTGAATTATATGATCGATTTAATGAAATGCTGCGGCAGATTAGTCGTCAGGAAAAAACACTAATCAAGCACCAAGAAAAGCTTGAACATACAGTAACCGAAAGAACGCAAGAGCTGTCTAATTCCAACCAAGAATTAAAAGGCGCAATACGCCAAGCAAACAAAGCTAAAGAAGAAGCGCTAGAAGCAGCTAAAGCCAAGAGTTCATTTTTAGCCAATATGAGTCATGAAATCCGCACACCAATGAACGGCGTGCTAGGAATGCTGGATCTTTTAAAAGATTCAGAACTAGATGAGACACAGCGTGATTTTGTAGAAACAGCATACAGTTCGGCAGATTCTTTACTGTTAATTATCAACGATATTCTGGACTTCTCAAAGATGGAAGCCGGAAAAATGATGATAGAAAAAGTAGAACTAAATGTAATGGATGTTGCAGATGAAGTCTGTGCATTGTTAGCTGGAAAAGCACGTGAAAAGCAATTGGAGTTAGTTTGTTTCACCGATGTTAGCCTGCCAAAATCATTGATTTCAGATCCAGTAAGAATCCGCCAGGTTTTGACTAATCTGGTGGGTAATGCGGTGAAATTTACTGAAACAGGTCAGGTAGTGACTAGGGTTGAGTTAGCTGATTGTAAAAATGACATGGCAATGGTTCGTTTTTCTATTCAAGATACCGGAATTGGTATTCCAGCAGATAAAGTACCTAAACTATTTCAGGCATTTACTCAGGCAGATGGAAGTACTACCAGGAAATTTGGTGGAACAGGCTTAGGCTTGGCAATTTCACGCCAGCTGGTGGAGTTAATGGGTGGAAAAATTAGCATTGATAGTGAGGAAGGGAAAGGCTCTACTTTTTACTTTGAACTACCCATGAAAATCTGCCCCAATGCGATTGAAAATGAAATTCGCGACCCAGTTGTTTTAACCGGTAAACGAGCGATGATCGTTGACGATAATCACATTAATAGAGAGATACTGCGTCGCTATCTCGATGCATGGCAAATGACTTCAGAAGAAGCAGTTAATACCGATGAAGCATTAAATAAAATGTTGAATGCAGCAAATAACGGCAACGATTATGATATTGCATTCTTAGATTTAAATATGCCAGGTGATGATGGATTGTCGCTGGCAAGAAAAATGAAGGCAACACCGCGACTGGAAAACATTCGTCGAATCATGCTGTCATCTTCGGGTATGATGAGCCTTAAAGAGCAATCAGATAACGGTCTAGATGGTTGCTTATCTAAACCGTATAAAAGAGAAAAGCTTAAACAATTAACTGCCGATGTGCTGGGCCGCCATCAGGCGAAAAAACAACAAAATGCTGTAGTTCATGCAGTAGATGAGCAGGCCAGGCAATCTTCAGATATCATTTTATTGGTTGAAGATAATGTCGTGAACCAAAAAGTTGCTCTGGCAATGCTGAGTAAAATTGGTTACCGAGTGGAGGTTGCTAATAATGGTCAGGAAGGAGTCGAGGCTTGGGAAAAGTTTTCGCCAAAAGTCATTTTAATGGATTGCCAAATGCCAATAATGAGTGGCTATGAGGCAACCACCGCCATTCGCCGTAAAGAATCAAACTCAGGGCTGCATGTGCCTATTATTGCGATGACGGCCAATGCAATGGAAGGTGATAGAGAGCAGTGCCTAGCGGCAGGTATGGATGATTACATTAGCAAGCCGGTTAAAAGGAAACTACTGCAAAGTAAGCTTTCAGATTGGATTAATAAAACACAAACTCCGATGCCTTTAGAAAGATCTGGTGGTTCAGGTGTTTTTTCTGCAAAGCGCGAAGATACTACTGCAGTTATAAGCAGAGAAGTTCAAGATATTTTATTGCTTGATCAGATAGTGTTTAATAGTATGCGCCAAATTACTGGTGCAGCATTTGATGAAATAAAGCAAAATTATATTGCAGAAACACCGCGTTTTCTTGAAGACATTGCCGCGGCTACCAGAAATGCTGATTTAAAAGTATTAGAACGATTGTTGCAGTCGTTAAAATCTAGTTGCGCTTCTTTGGGCGCTAAAAGAATGGCTGAGTTAACTCGACATTTAGAGCAGTCGGTTCGTGAGAATCGTTTAGAGCAAGCACCAGATATTTTAGCATTAATGCAGGCAGCTTTTAGAGACACAAAAATTGCGATGACTCATATGCAGCATTAA
- the mnmG gene encoding tRNA uridine-5-carboxymethylaminomethyl(34) synthesis enzyme MnmG — protein sequence MFYQDSYEVIVVGGGHAGTEAALAAARTGVKTLLLTHNVDTLGNMSCNPAIGGIGKGHLVKEIDAMGGAMALASDEAGIQFRTLNARKGPAVQATRAQADRILYKAAIQRILGNQPNLEIFQQPVDDLLIENDRVVGVTTQMNLSFRAKTVVITAGTFLSGKIHIGLENYTGGRAGDPSSETLAAKLHDLPFRIERLKTGTPPRLDGRTIDWSVLEEQAGDFPTPIFSYLGNREMQPKQISCFIARTNLQTHDVIRSGMDRSPLYTGKIDGIGPRYCPSVEDKIMRFADKDSHQVFMEPEGLTTHEVYPNGISTSLPFDIQIGLVRTMKGLENARIIRPGYAIEYDFFDPRDLKASLESKFIAGLFFAGQVNGTTGYEEAGAQGLIAGLNASLQTQEKEAWTPRRDEAYIGVLIDDLITLGTKEPYRMFTSRAEYRLLLREDNADIRLTAKARELGLVDDHRWATFQTKLESVELEKQRLSTLMVTPHSDAGKALIEQTGQTMSKEQLVDQLLRRPDLTYAKLMKIDGIGPGVDDEMVANQVQTQIKYAGYISRQLEEIEKLRRNEETKLPEQMDFASISGLSNEIVQKLQNHKPETLGQASRISGITPAAISLLLVHLKKRSWLKGQQQNGEKFA from the coding sequence ATGTTCTATCAAGATAGCTATGAAGTAATCGTTGTTGGTGGCGGGCATGCAGGTACTGAAGCAGCTTTGGCCGCCGCTCGAACCGGCGTTAAGACGCTATTGCTGACTCACAATGTCGATACGCTGGGCAACATGTCCTGTAACCCAGCAATTGGCGGTATTGGCAAAGGCCATCTGGTTAAGGAAATCGATGCCATGGGCGGTGCGATGGCACTGGCCAGCGATGAAGCCGGAATCCAGTTTCGTACCTTGAATGCTCGCAAAGGCCCAGCAGTACAAGCGACTCGTGCGCAAGCAGATCGCATTTTGTACAAAGCCGCTATTCAACGCATTTTAGGCAACCAACCCAATTTGGAAATTTTCCAGCAGCCAGTTGATGATCTGCTGATTGAAAATGACCGCGTGGTTGGCGTAACCACTCAAATGAATTTGTCATTCCGCGCCAAAACCGTGGTGATTACTGCCGGTACTTTCCTCTCCGGTAAAATTCACATTGGTCTAGAAAACTATACCGGCGGCCGTGCAGGTGACCCTTCTTCCGAAACGTTAGCAGCTAAGCTGCATGATTTACCGTTTCGTATTGAACGGTTAAAAACTGGCACGCCACCTCGTTTAGATGGCCGCACTATCGACTGGTCAGTATTGGAAGAGCAAGCCGGTGATTTCCCAACCCCGATATTTTCTTATCTGGGCAACCGTGAAATGCAGCCAAAGCAAATCAGCTGTTTTATCGCTCGGACTAACCTGCAAACCCATGATGTTATCCGTTCGGGTATGGACCGCTCACCTTTGTATACCGGTAAGATTGACGGTATCGGCCCGCGTTATTGCCCATCGGTTGAAGACAAAATCATGCGTTTTGCCGATAAGGATTCACACCAGGTGTTTATGGAGCCAGAAGGCCTAACCACCCACGAAGTGTATCCCAACGGTATTTCCACTAGCTTGCCATTTGATATACAAATCGGTTTAGTGCGCACAATGAAAGGCTTGGAAAACGCCCGAATTATTCGCCCAGGCTATGCGATTGAATATGACTTTTTTGATCCGCGCGATTTGAAAGCATCTTTAGAAAGCAAATTCATTGCAGGCTTGTTCTTTGCCGGTCAGGTTAACGGCACCACAGGTTATGAAGAAGCAGGCGCTCAAGGTTTGATTGCCGGTTTAAATGCTTCGCTGCAGACCCAAGAAAAAGAAGCTTGGACGCCGCGACGTGATGAAGCCTACATCGGCGTATTAATTGATGACCTAATTACCCTTGGCACCAAAGAGCCCTATCGGATGTTTACCAGCCGCGCCGAATATCGCTTGTTGCTGCGTGAAGATAATGCCGATATTCGTTTAACCGCCAAAGCACGTGAATTAGGCTTAGTCGATGACCATCGCTGGGCAACTTTCCAGACCAAACTAGAATCGGTCGAGCTAGAAAAACAACGCCTAAGTACTTTAATGGTGACGCCACATTCTGATGCCGGCAAAGCATTAATCGAACAAACCGGCCAAACCATGAGCAAGGAACAACTGGTCGATCAATTACTGCGCCGCCCAGACCTGACCTACGCCAAGCTAATGAAAATTGACGGTATTGGCCCGGGTGTTGACGATGAAATGGTCGCCAACCAAGTGCAAACCCAGATTAAATATGCCGGTTATATTAGCCGTCAGTTAGAAGAAATTGAAAAGCTGCGCCGTAACGAAGAAACCAAATTGCCCGAGCAAATGGACTTTGCTTCTATTTCTGGATTATCTAACGAGATTGTCCAAAAACTACAAAATCATAAGCCAGAAACACTCGGTCAGGCTTCTCGTATTTCCGGCATAACACCTGCCGCTATTTCATTATTGTTAGTGCATCTTAAAAAACGCAGCTGGTTAAAAGGTCAGCAGCAGAACGGAGAGAAGTTCGCCTGA
- a CDS encoding ParB/RepB/Spo0J family partition protein, translating into MAARKRGLGRGLDALLSAAKVRPEPTESSTEQPLTDQDYQAVSNGEDQQLRQLPIEYLQPGRYQPRRDMNPEALEDLAASVKVQGIIQPIVARQIDKSGKQFEIIAGERRWRAAQLAELELVPVIIRQVEDEAAIAMALIENIQREDLNAMEEARALQQLADEFQLTHQEIAEAVGKSRTGVTNYLRLNQLNDDVQKLLEYGDLEMGHAKALLGLSGNQQSEVAQQVVAKGMNVRETEDLVRRNQQPEQKPTTKSIDPNINELQQRLTDRLGAKVAVQHSAKGKGKLVIHYSDLDQLDGILAHIEK; encoded by the coding sequence ATGGCAGCGAGAAAAAGAGGATTGGGCCGCGGATTGGATGCATTACTAAGTGCTGCCAAAGTTAGGCCTGAACCGACTGAATCTTCTACAGAACAACCTCTAACTGATCAAGATTACCAAGCGGTTTCTAACGGCGAAGATCAACAGCTACGTCAACTGCCAATTGAATACTTACAACCAGGTCGTTATCAGCCCCGCCGTGATATGAACCCGGAAGCACTGGAAGATCTAGCGGCATCAGTAAAAGTCCAAGGCATTATTCAGCCAATTGTTGCGCGGCAAATTGACAAGTCCGGCAAGCAATTTGAAATTATTGCTGGTGAGCGGCGCTGGCGTGCGGCACAACTTGCTGAGCTAGAGCTAGTACCGGTCATTATTCGTCAGGTAGAAGACGAAGCTGCCATCGCCATGGCTTTAATTGAGAATATTCAGCGTGAAGATCTCAATGCAATGGAAGAAGCCAGAGCATTACAACAGTTGGCTGATGAGTTTCAACTTACCCACCAAGAAATTGCTGAAGCAGTGGGTAAATCTCGTACCGGCGTCACCAACTATTTGCGCCTCAATCAGTTAAATGATGATGTGCAAAAACTGTTGGAATATGGCGATCTCGAAATGGGTCATGCCAAAGCATTGCTCGGTTTATCCGGCAACCAGCAAAGCGAAGTCGCACAACAAGTTGTCGCCAAGGGCATGAATGTTCGGGAAACCGAAGATTTGGTCCGCCGCAACCAGCAGCCTGAGCAAAAGCCAACAACTAAATCGATTGATCCAAATATTAATGAATTACAACAGAGATTAACCGATCGTCTGGGTGCTAAAGTTGCGGTTCAGCATAGCGCTAAGGGCAAAGGTAAATTGGTAATTCATTATAGCGACCTTGATCAGCTAGATGGCATATTGGCGCACATCGAAAAATAA
- a CDS encoding RING finger protein: protein MKFYCAICLEEIAEVQLDELMSAKLGWDDTVDHINFPKGVCALDLPVEKPCLIAVLSCGHIFHTNCWKRWVENSHHYAPRGVGTSVDPFSSNQALPITSCPTCRRLPDYVVNQPEFLIQPMMSKALLSLFSGVRIGQDSTNIIRICFRKWMARALPDRNRILALRHELNNPADNVEFEDVGAGFPSSRVHWLTYLMIASGEIIFFYLHERR, encoded by the coding sequence ATGAAATTTTATTGTGCGATTTGTTTAGAAGAAATTGCTGAGGTTCAGCTTGATGAATTAATGTCGGCAAAGCTGGGGTGGGACGATACTGTTGACCATATTAATTTTCCTAAAGGTGTCTGTGCACTTGATTTACCGGTAGAAAAGCCATGTCTAATTGCGGTTCTTAGCTGTGGTCATATTTTTCATACTAATTGTTGGAAGCGCTGGGTCGAGAACTCACATCATTACGCTCCTCGCGGAGTCGGAACATCTGTCGATCCATTTTCTAGTAATCAAGCCTTGCCAATTACATCGTGTCCTACTTGTCGGAGATTGCCTGATTATGTGGTCAATCAGCCGGAGTTTTTAATCCAGCCTATGATGAGTAAGGCACTCTTGTCTCTTTTTAGTGGGGTAAGAATTGGTCAAGATAGTACGAACATTATTCGTATTTGTTTTCGAAAATGGATGGCTAGAGCCTTGCCCGACCGAAATAGAATTCTTGCACTAAGGCACGAGTTGAATAATCCAGCTGATAACGTTGAATTTGAAGATGTCGGCGCGGGCTTTCCGTCAAGTAGAGTTCATTGGTTAACTTATTTGATGATTGCCAGCGGTGAGATAATTTTCTTTTATTTACACGAGAGGCGTTAG
- the rsmG gene encoding 16S rRNA (guanine(527)-N(7))-methyltransferase RsmG: MEQTNFDRNALLAQLEQGIANMALSLPESAPEQLIDYLQLLHKWNKTYNLTAIREPKQMVIKHLLDSLSVVPHIDGHQVLDVGTGGGLPGMALAICYPEKHFLLLDCNGKKVRFLIQAIGALKLKNVTALQSRVELLDREEGFAPKWSGSAAAGFDNIVSRAFASLQDMIDGCHKLIAKDGVYLAMKGQYPEEELSQLPADCKLVSSSELNVPELGEARHILRISQQHSG; encoded by the coding sequence ATGGAACAGACTAATTTTGATCGTAATGCCTTGCTAGCTCAGCTGGAACAAGGCATTGCCAATATGGCACTTTCATTGCCCGAAAGCGCACCAGAGCAGTTAATTGATTATTTACAGCTGCTGCACAAATGGAATAAAACCTACAACCTGACGGCGATTCGTGAACCAAAACAAATGGTGATCAAGCATTTGTTAGATTCGCTTTCGGTCGTACCACATATCGATGGCCATCAGGTTTTGGATGTGGGCACCGGCGGCGGTTTGCCCGGTATGGCGCTGGCAATTTGCTATCCAGAAAAACATTTTTTATTACTCGACTGCAACGGTAAAAAAGTACGCTTTTTAATTCAGGCGATTGGCGCTCTGAAATTAAAAAATGTGACCGCACTACAATCACGAGTGGAATTACTCGATCGCGAAGAAGGCTTTGCTCCTAAATGGTCAGGTTCTGCCGCTGCCGGGTTTGATAACATTGTTTCCCGTGCATTTGCTTCTTTACAAGATATGATCGACGGTTGTCATAAGCTAATTGCCAAAGATGGCGTCTATCTAGCTATGAAAGGACAGTATCCTGAAGAAGAATTGTCACAACTGCCCGCAGACTGCAAACTGGTTAGCAGTAGTGAATTGAACGTACCAGAGCTAGGAGAAGCTCGGCACATTCTCAGGATCTCGCAACAACACTCAGGCTGA